The genome window CAGCTACAAGATTAATGATTAGTACCTGGGAATTGTGCAAAGAGGAAAAGCAATACTTGATCCCGGACGACCTGAAATGGCAATAAGATGGAGGATGGGGGGGCAAGAAGTCCATTACGGAAAGTGAGAATAAGCTCTTCTGCCTGCAGACGTGGTTGCCAATGTGTGTCGATCAACTCCACTAGTGAACCAACGGTATGCTAGGCTGTTGGTCACCATAAAAATCTGAAATGCTTTTGTGGATTGGGAGATTAAGAATTCGAACTTAACCTCCTATAAATTATCACTTAATGTGTGGATTCTTCTAACCCTGATGCGTGTTTAATGAATCAGTACATCCATTTGATCCGATAATAGTTCCGTCACCGTCGGTCTCATTAGTCCGCTTGAACGTGCCCCGTTCTCATACCTGCCGGTGTAATGTCAAAAACTCCACTAGTGCTGCTGTTCTAAATTCCAATGAAATGGGGTAATCCCTTTAGTTCGGCAAACTTTTTGGGTAAAATCATAGTAATCATGACTTTAAACTTACGAGACGCATATGTAAAATGTAGTGCATAATTCCAGGACCATCCATACACAGCAGATCGAGTGACAAGTCTTGACACTTTGTTAATTAAAGGTCGCGTGCCTAAGTCCAGCTGCTGCTACATTCCTACGCTTCGTTCATCCTTTAGGCTTTTCTTTAGCCACGCATGGCGTTTCATACCTTGCATCATATCAAACCCACTCCTTTTTGTGTGTCCACTCCAAGATCATACCATGCTCCTGCTGTCACTGCTATACTTCCAATCTCAGTCCTCGTAAACCATTAGCCCCTTCTTGGTGTGTCGAATATTGAACATTTCATATATACAAGTCTTTGAATGAAATGGACGTTGCCAAAGGAACAAGGTTATGATAAAACACATGTCGCAATCCATAGTGTTTCAAATCTTAAATCATCCAATCAGAATATCCTGGCAGGCATTGGTGCTCATAAGTTGTCAGAATTGATTTATTTTCGGATGGGATTCGAACTTTATCCCATTCATTCGTAGTGAGTCTCAAAATCAGCCAGTCATGTCTGTGTTCTTTGTGAAAGGACAGGACCAAGACATAACGATTGGTGAGTCTCCCTTTCAAATGCCACTTAGGAAGTTGAGAATGGATAATGGTTTGCCATTTCCACCCTAAAATGAAACAGAAACAGTCGTCGAAGTGCAATAAAGGAATTAATCAACCCAGAAACATGCCACGATTCCAACACGCCTTAAAGAAAGCATATATCCCCAGTCAACTTGACAAACATGTCCGCTTCAACAGAGCCAAAGGTTACGTAACATCCACTAATCTGGAAATCGAAAAGGCAGAAAAAGAACTGTTGCATGGAACTCATTAAAgagcaagaagaagaaaaaaaatcttgcaGGATTGCTTGTACGTTCTACCCATTTCTCCAATTCAATCTAGCATGTCCTCATTTaatgaaaaagaatgagaatcCAAGAAAGCACATGAAGCGTATTGTGTTCAGGAACAGCATCGAATAACCGTATGTATGAGCAAGAAAGTGATTTTAAGGTCTAAAATCATTTAATTTGCGCATTTCATGCGAAAGACCATGCGAGCGAGGCTAAAAGCGCTATACGTTAATAGTATTATATTTATGTAAAAGAGACAGAAATATTCAAGACTAGAAGGCACattaaatttctttattttctagcTCTTCCAGTCTCAATTGCATCAAGCCAAGAAACAACTTGATCGATGGAGGGTCTGCGTCTAGGCTCCTGGTCTATACATTTACAGGCTATAGCAAGCACCTCTAATAGCTgcttttcaaaatctttatccCATATAGATGAATCAAATAtctcctcctctctcctctcaGATTTCATCTGAAACACCCATGAAACCAAGTCTCTGCAATTCTTCCCCTTGCAAACTTCAACAGGTCTCCTTCCGGTAAGAAGCTCAAGCAGAACAACACCAAAACTGTAAACATCTCCCCTGAAAGTTGCCGTCAATGTTTGGCTGTACTCCGGAGGTATATACCCCAGGGTGCCGACCAAATCGGTAGTGACATGGGTGTCATAAGGATGAAGTAACCTAGACAACCCAAAATCAGCTAAATGAGCTTCAAACCTCTCATCCAGAAGAATGTTGCTAGTTTTAATGTCTCGATGAATTATATTTGGCTCCTTATGCAGATAAGCTAATCCACGAGCAGCCCCTTGAGCAATCTTTAGCCTTGTTTCCCATCTAAGAAAGGAACTCCCATCGATCCTTTCATGCAACCAATAATCTAAGCTTCCATTCTCCATGTAGGAGTAAATGAGAAGCCTGTCATTTCCATGCCTGCAGTACCCTTGCAGAGAAACAAGGTTCTTGTGCTGAGCTCTTGAGAGTGCTTCTACTTCAGCTTGGAATTCACGTTCCATCTGCCCGCAATCACCAGATAGTCTCTTGATTGCAGCTTTTGTGCCATTAGGTAGGTCAGCCTTGAAAACAAGACCAAAACCTCCACAGCCAACAATATTTGTTTGGCCGAAATTGCTCGTTCCCTTCAGAATGTCTGCAACTGTGAGATCCTTGCAGTCAGCATTCTGGAAGAGCACCAACTTTGAAGGTCCAAATGCATCAGACAATCTCGGGGGCCTACTGATTTCATCCTCCAGGTCATCAATTGGATTTCCCATAtctcttcttgaaattttaaGCAGAACTAGGGCCAGGAGAATGGCAATTCCCACCCCTATACTAATTGTCAATCCAAGGATACTGCTCCGACCAAACTTGTTGTTTGAAGTTGCAGGAATAACAGGTTGAAGCCCAACATTATTAACTGCACAAGGAGAGATGATTTTCCCACAAAGTCCAGGGTTACCATCAAAGCTTGAGCTGGGGAAACTAAAAAACTGGCCACCAATTGGGATTGCTCCCTGCAAGTGATTATAAGCCACACTAAACTTTGATAGGAATGTTAGCTTATTGAATGATGAAGGAATTGATCCGTAGAGATCATTGAACGACAAATCCAGGACCTCCAGATTTCCCATATCAGAAATGGATGGAGGGATGGTTCCAGTAATATTATTCCTGCTGAGATCAAGGACATGGACTTGCTTCAACCGTCCAATTTCAGGCCAAATTGTTCCATTTAGTTTATTGTTGCTCAATAATATTGATGGAGGGAAACTTGAAGCTTGATTATACTGTAAACCACTAGAACTCTGATTTCGTTTGACAAAGAGAGGAATGCTGGTTGATGAGTTGAGACTTGGTGGATTGCTTTTTGCAGTTATGTGTCCCTTCAGCTCTGTTATACTTTTTGGAATTTCTCCCGTCAATGAGTTATTAGAAAAATCCAAGTAGAATAAGTTGTCCATCTGGCCAATCCATGGAGGAATACTTCCGTTCAAATGATTCCAGGACAAGTCAAGAACTTCCAACTTGCTGCAATTCAATAACCAACTTGGAATTTGGCCATTCAGGCCACAGTTCCCAAGTGCAAAAACCATCAAGTTCTGAAAACCACCTAcatttgttggaattttttcACCATGGAAATTCTTGGTGAGGATGAGGGTAGTGAGGTTTCTGCAATTCTGCAGAACTGACAATGCTCCAGATAAACTTGTAAGACTGTTGTTGGACAAAGATAAGAACACAAGAGATGTGAGATTTGCATAACACTCAGGTACGTGGCCAGTTAGTTCATTCTTGGCAAGACTCAAAATTTTCAGCTCCTGGGAAGTAGATAGTGAGTCTGGTAGGGGACCGTAAAAGTGATTACTAGCAAGATCAAGAGTATACAGATTCGGTAATCCAGTGAAGTTAAGATCAATGACACCAGATAAAGAATTTTTTCCAAGATCAAGCACTCTTAGCTTAGAGCATTGGGCCAGGCTAGAAGGCAATGGCCCAGAGAACGAATTAGAATGTGCAACCAACTGCTCTagttttgtcaaattgccaaatACATTAGGAAGTGTACCAGAA of Coffea arabica cultivar ET-39 chromosome 5c, Coffea Arabica ET-39 HiFi, whole genome shotgun sequence contains these proteins:
- the LOC113691043 gene encoding phytosulfokine receptor 2-like isoform X2; translation: MVVRELFPMTIMNLLLLACFMCLLSGLEAQSQGCHPNDLAALKEFAGNLTNGSIISAWSNDLSCCNWDGVVCGGSRVIMLNLSRNGLKGVISESLGNLDQLRLLDLSHNDLEGGLPSDLSNLQLLESLDLSHNKLSGQVVAALIILSNNSFSGELDSQLCSISRKIQVVDLSLNRFSGGLEGLDNCSTSLQQLHLDENSFSGPLPESLYSVTSLEQLSFSANNFSGQLSPQLSKLSNLKSLVLSGNVFSGTLPNVFGNLTKLEQLVAHSNSFSGPLPSSLAQCSKLRVLDLGKNSLSGVIDLNFTGLPNLYTLDLASNHFYGPLPDSLSTSQELKILSLAKNELTGHVPECYANLTSLVFLSLSNNSLTSLSGALSVLQNCRNLTTLILTKNFHGEKIPTNVGGFQNLMVFALGNCGLNGQIPSWLLNCSKLEVLDLSWNHLNGSIPPWIGQMDNLFYLDFSNNSLTGEIPKSITELKGHITAKSNPPSLNSSTSIPLFVKRNQSSSGLQYNQASSFPPSILLSNNKLNGTIWPEIGRLKQVHVLDLSRNNITGTIPPSISDMGNLEVLDLSFNDLYGSIPSSFNKLTFLSKFSVAYNHLQGAIPIGGQFFSFPSSSFDGNPGLCGKIISPCAVNNVGLQPVIPATSNNKFGRSSILGLTISIGVGIAILLALVLLKISRRDMGNPIDDLEDEISRPPRLSDAFGPSKLVLFQNADCKDLTVADILKGTSNFGQTNIVGCGGFGLVFKADLPNGTKAAIKRLSGDCGQMEREFQAEVEALSRAQHKNLVSLQGYCRHGNDRLLIYSYMENGSLDYWLHERIDGSSFLRWETRLKIAQGAARGLAYLHKEPNIIHRDIKTSNILLDERFEAHLADFGLSRLLHPYDTHVTTDLVGTLGYIPPEYSQTLTATFRGDVYSFGVVLLELLTGRRPVEVCKGKNCRDLVSWVFQMKSERREEEIFDSSIWDKDFEKQLLEVLAIACKCIDQEPRRRPSIDQVVSWLDAIETGRARK
- the LOC113691043 gene encoding phytosulfokine receptor 2-like isoform X1; the protein is MVVRELFPMTIMNLLLLACFMCLLSGLEAQSQGCHPNDLAALKEFAGNLTNGSIISAWSNDLSCCNWDGVVCGGSRVIMLNLSRNGLKGVISESLGNLDQLRLLDLSHNDLEGGLPSDLSNLQLLESLDLSHNKLSGQVVAALIILRSIQSLNLSSNLFTGNFTDFGKFPNLVEFIISNNSFSGELDSQLCSISRKIQVVDLSLNRFSGGLEGLDNCSTSLQQLHLDENSFSGPLPESLYSVTSLEQLSFSANNFSGQLSPQLSKLSNLKSLVLSGNVFSGTLPNVFGNLTKLEQLVAHSNSFSGPLPSSLAQCSKLRVLDLGKNSLSGVIDLNFTGLPNLYTLDLASNHFYGPLPDSLSTSQELKILSLAKNELTGHVPECYANLTSLVFLSLSNNSLTSLSGALSVLQNCRNLTTLILTKNFHGEKIPTNVGGFQNLMVFALGNCGLNGQIPSWLLNCSKLEVLDLSWNHLNGSIPPWIGQMDNLFYLDFSNNSLTGEIPKSITELKGHITAKSNPPSLNSSTSIPLFVKRNQSSSGLQYNQASSFPPSILLSNNKLNGTIWPEIGRLKQVHVLDLSRNNITGTIPPSISDMGNLEVLDLSFNDLYGSIPSSFNKLTFLSKFSVAYNHLQGAIPIGGQFFSFPSSSFDGNPGLCGKIISPCAVNNVGLQPVIPATSNNKFGRSSILGLTISIGVGIAILLALVLLKISRRDMGNPIDDLEDEISRPPRLSDAFGPSKLVLFQNADCKDLTVADILKGTSNFGQTNIVGCGGFGLVFKADLPNGTKAAIKRLSGDCGQMEREFQAEVEALSRAQHKNLVSLQGYCRHGNDRLLIYSYMENGSLDYWLHERIDGSSFLRWETRLKIAQGAARGLAYLHKEPNIIHRDIKTSNILLDERFEAHLADFGLSRLLHPYDTHVTTDLVGTLGYIPPEYSQTLTATFRGDVYSFGVVLLELLTGRRPVEVCKGKNCRDLVSWVFQMKSERREEEIFDSSIWDKDFEKQLLEVLAIACKCIDQEPRRRPSIDQVVSWLDAIETGRARK